A single Cyprinus carpio isolate SPL01 chromosome A6, ASM1834038v1, whole genome shotgun sequence DNA region contains:
- the LOC109051578 gene encoding protein FAM210B, mitochondrial-like has translation MFHCPRNVSGAALLPQRFNFTGSPRVFHASRALHNHRAVCRSRVYRRLTAANAVLSRSCLHETPPPDLAARARMAAFAQNAAAPRREYSDRSVLGLGELESFLSARSPAPVAIQTRRSSTTPKKTQEERTANTQTDQVSSVSGAEGQRSDEKPSKTQQLRKVFKEYGAVGVSFHIGISLISLGMFYLAVSSGIDMAALLCKLGFSESVVQLRMAAGTSTFVLAYAVHKLFAPLRISITLVCVPLIVRHLRRTGLFRAGPSGP, from the exons ATGTTTCACTGTCCGAGGAACGTTTCTGGAGCGGCTTTATTACCGCAGCGCTTCAACTTCACCGGATCGCCGCGTGTTTTTCACGCGAGCCGCGCATTGCATAACCACCGCGCGGTGTGCCGCTCGCGCGTTTACCGGAGATTAACGGCAGCGAACGCTGTTTTATCCCGTTCCTGTTTACACGAGACTCCGCCGCCGGATCTCGCTGCACGCGCGCGAATGGCGGCTTTTGCTCAGAACGCTGCAGCGCCGCGCCGCGAATACAGCGATCGAAGCGTCCTCGGACTCGGTGAACTTGAGTCGTTTCTCTCCGCTCGTTCTCCAGCTCCTGTCGCGATCCAAACGAGACGATCATCCACGACTCCCAAGAAAACGCAAGAAGAACGCACCGCTAACACTCAAACG GATCAGGTGTCGTCCGTGTCCGGCGctgaaggtcagaggtcagatgAGAAGCCCAGTAAGACGCAGCAGCTCAGGAAGGTGTTTAAGGAGTACGGCGCCGTCGGCGTTTCCTTCCACATCGGAATCTCGCTCATTTCTCTGGGAATGTTCTACCTCGCTGTATCCAG tggGATTGACATGGCGGCTCTGCTGTGTAAGCTGGGCTTCAGTGAGTCTGTGGTTCAGTTGCGGATGGCGGCCGGCACCAGCACGTTTGTGTTAGCGTACGCCGTGCACAAGCTCTTCGCTCCGCTGCGGATCAGCATCACGCTGGTGTGTGTGCCGCTCATCGTCAGACACCTCAGGAGGACGGGACTGTTCAGAGCCGGACCGTCCGGCCCGTGA